A genomic stretch from Dyella sp. M7H15-1 includes:
- a CDS encoding ATP-dependent DNA helicase, which yields MPHPDDIDALLGAEGPFARELPNFAPRSAQQAMAKAVQHAIAECETLIAEAGTGTGKTYAYLVPAMLSGERVIVSTGTKALQDQLFFRDLPNVRSVLGVHLKAALLKGRANYLCLYRLDQTVREGASFDRNQATQLAAIRAWSARTRRGDRMELAEVPEDSPLWLRVTSTPENCLGVECPFYDDCHVVAARRQAQEADLVVVNHHLLFADLALKQEGFGEILPGAQAFILDEAHQIPELAGQFFSQSLSARQLTELAQDALNECNGMTGAIGLVLEPVESLQEAVRKLRLTLEPLPTRGPFHDVLKQEGVPESLRDLGDLLAVLTDVLASQAERSRGFMNVHERAASFTERLDRIVQEHSEQDVRWYELFPRGFALHATPLDLAAPLRTMRERTHAAWIHTSATLSVAGHFDHFARQLGLDDPQTIRLESPFDYARQALCYLPEGLPDPAARDHTERVINAVMPVLEASNGRAFLLFTSHRALRRAAEWLADRVSWPLFVQGDAPRHQLLEEFRASGHGVLLGAASFWEGVDVAGEALSVVVIDKLPFAAPDDPVLQARLAALEQAGINPFMGWQVPSAVIALKQGAGRLIRGVHDCGVLVLGDPRLTTKGYGKLFLASLPPMPRTRDLAQVRSFFERVAMEASNPKAAERDSFSAPDD from the coding sequence ATGCCCCATCCCGATGACATCGACGCCCTCCTCGGTGCTGAAGGCCCATTCGCCCGCGAGTTGCCCAACTTCGCGCCTCGTTCTGCGCAGCAAGCAATGGCGAAGGCGGTGCAACACGCGATCGCTGAATGCGAAACCCTGATTGCCGAGGCGGGTACGGGCACGGGAAAAACCTATGCTTATCTTGTGCCTGCCATGCTATCCGGCGAGAGGGTGATTGTTTCCACTGGCACCAAAGCGTTGCAGGATCAGCTCTTCTTTCGTGATCTGCCTAACGTGCGCTCGGTACTCGGTGTGCACCTGAAGGCTGCACTGCTGAAAGGTCGCGCCAATTATCTGTGCCTATACCGGCTGGATCAGACGGTTCGCGAAGGTGCCAGCTTCGATCGCAATCAGGCCACACAGCTTGCCGCGATCCGCGCATGGTCGGCGCGCACGCGCCGTGGCGATCGTATGGAGCTGGCAGAGGTGCCCGAGGATTCGCCACTATGGCTACGCGTCACCTCCACGCCGGAAAACTGCCTCGGTGTGGAATGTCCTTTCTACGATGATTGCCATGTGGTTGCCGCGCGGCGCCAGGCGCAGGAAGCGGATTTGGTGGTGGTCAATCATCATCTGCTGTTTGCCGATCTCGCCTTGAAGCAGGAAGGCTTTGGCGAAATCCTGCCGGGGGCGCAGGCGTTTATTCTTGATGAAGCACATCAGATTCCCGAGCTGGCTGGGCAGTTCTTTTCGCAAAGTCTCAGCGCACGCCAGCTGACTGAGCTTGCACAGGATGCATTGAACGAATGCAATGGCATGACTGGCGCAATCGGTTTGGTGCTGGAGCCGGTTGAATCCCTGCAGGAGGCGGTGCGCAAGCTGCGTCTGACGCTAGAACCCTTGCCGACGCGTGGCCCTTTCCATGATGTGCTGAAACAAGAGGGTGTCCCAGAATCGCTGCGCGATCTGGGGGATTTGCTGGCGGTACTGACGGACGTACTGGCTTCGCAGGCCGAACGTTCGCGCGGCTTCATGAATGTGCATGAGCGTGCCGCCAGTTTCACCGAGCGTCTGGATCGAATTGTCCAAGAACATTCCGAGCAGGACGTACGCTGGTACGAGTTGTTCCCGCGCGGCTTTGCCTTGCATGCTACGCCGCTGGATCTGGCTGCGCCGCTGCGCACGATGCGTGAGCGCACCCACGCGGCGTGGATACATACGTCGGCCACGTTGTCGGTCGCCGGCCATTTCGATCATTTCGCGCGCCAGCTTGGCCTGGATGATCCGCAGACCATCCGTCTGGAAAGCCCCTTCGACTATGCCCGCCAGGCGCTGTGCTATTTGCCAGAGGGCTTGCCTGATCCTGCAGCGCGTGATCACACCGAACGCGTCATCAACGCGGTGATGCCGGTGCTGGAAGCGTCGAACGGTCGCGCGTTTCTGTTGTTCACCTCGCATCGCGCCCTGCGCCGCGCCGCGGAATGGCTAGCCGATCGTGTTTCCTGGCCGTTGTTCGTGCAAGGCGACGCACCGCGGCATCAGTTGCTGGAAGAGTTTCGCGCCAGCGGGCATGGCGTGTTGTTGGGAGCGGCGAGTTTCTGGGAGGGTGTAGATGTTGCTGGCGAGGCACTTTCGGTGGTGGTCATCGACAAGCTACCGTTTGCTGCGCCCGATGATCCGGTACTGCAGGCACGGCTGGCGGCGCTGGAGCAGGCGGGTATCAATCCGTTCATGGGCTGGCAAGTGCCGTCAGCCGTGATCGCCCTGAAGCAAGGGGCCGGGCGCTTGATCCGTGGCGTGCACGATTGCGGTGTGCTGGTGCTTGGTGATCCGCGCCTGACGACCAAGGGGTACGGCAAGTTGTTCCTGGCTAGCCTGCCGCCGATGCCGCGGACGCGTGATCTTGCACAGGTGCGGTCATTCTTTGAGCGTGTCGCGATGGAGGCGAGCAACCCGAAAGCGGCTGAGCGTGATAGTTTCTCCGCGCCAGACGATTAA
- a CDS encoding sugar porter family MFS transporter: MNLNTSTNPDNTQEEETARATARVVLIAAAAAIGGFLFGFDTAVINGAVDAVRHGFALGAGEIGFAVSCALLGSALGAWYAGPLADRLGRVRTMQVAALFLMVSALGSGLVHGVLDLVLWRVVGGIGVGMASVIAPAYIAEVSPANVRGRLGSMQQLAIVLGIFVALLSDAWLASTAGGAAKVLWLGLEAWRWMFLVATVPALIYGVLVLGVPESPRYLVARGRLPEARTVLAKVLDLHSDSALDAKVNDIAHSLRAEYRPTLRDLRGPRTGLLPIVWTGILLSVFQQFVGINVIFYYSSTLWHSVGFSETDSFSITVATSIVNVLVTLVAIALVDKIGRKPLLLIGSAGMTITLGLMAVCFSQATGSGTNLSMPEPWGMIALVAANAYVVCFGLSWGPMVWVLLGEMFPNSIRAIALAVAAAAQWMANFAITSTFPWLAEMGLAFAYGLYALFALLSLLFVMRAVRETRGIELEDMKA; the protein is encoded by the coding sequence ATGAACCTCAATACAAGTACAAATCCAGACAACACCCAGGAGGAGGAAACCGCGCGAGCCACGGCGCGCGTGGTATTGATTGCCGCGGCCGCGGCAATCGGCGGCTTTCTGTTTGGCTTCGACACCGCGGTGATCAATGGCGCCGTTGATGCAGTGCGCCACGGTTTTGCGCTGGGTGCTGGCGAGATTGGTTTCGCCGTGTCCTGCGCTTTGCTGGGTTCGGCGCTAGGGGCGTGGTACGCCGGTCCGTTGGCCGATCGTCTGGGGCGCGTGCGCACGATGCAGGTGGCAGCGTTGTTTCTGATGGTCAGTGCGCTGGGTTCTGGCCTCGTGCACGGTGTTTTGGATCTGGTGCTGTGGCGCGTGGTCGGTGGCATAGGCGTGGGCATGGCCTCGGTGATTGCACCGGCATACATCGCGGAGGTGTCGCCAGCCAATGTGCGCGGACGCTTGGGTTCGATGCAGCAGCTTGCGATCGTGCTCGGCATCTTCGTTGCGCTGCTTAGCGATGCCTGGCTCGCCAGCACGGCAGGTGGCGCGGCCAAGGTGCTATGGCTGGGGCTGGAAGCGTGGCGCTGGATGTTCCTCGTCGCTACCGTACCAGCGCTGATTTATGGGGTATTGGTGCTGGGTGTGCCGGAATCGCCGCGCTATCTCGTTGCGCGCGGGCGTCTGCCCGAAGCGCGCACGGTGCTGGCGAAAGTGCTGGACCTGCACAGCGACAGCGCACTGGATGCCAAAGTCAACGACATCGCGCACAGCCTGCGTGCGGAATATCGCCCGACCTTGCGCGATCTGCGCGGTCCTCGCACGGGCCTGCTGCCGATTGTATGGACGGGCATTTTGCTGTCGGTATTCCAGCAGTTCGTCGGCATCAATGTGATTTTTTATTATTCCTCGACGTTGTGGCACTCCGTGGGTTTCAGCGAAACCGACTCGTTTTCGATCACCGTGGCCACGTCGATTGTCAACGTGCTGGTGACGCTGGTGGCGATTGCGCTGGTCGACAAGATCGGGCGCAAGCCGCTGCTGCTGATCGGTTCGGCTGGCATGACAATCACGCTGGGATTGATGGCAGTGTGTTTCTCGCAGGCCACAGGCAGCGGTACCAATCTCAGCATGCCGGAACCGTGGGGCATGATTGCCTTGGTCGCAGCCAACGCCTATGTCGTGTGTTTCGGTTTGAGCTGGGGGCCGATGGTGTGGGTGCTGCTTGGCGAGATGTTCCCCAACAGTATCCGCGCGATTGCGCTTGCCGTGGCGGCGGCTGCGCAATGGATGGCCAATTTCGCCATCACCAGCACGTTCCCGTGGCTGGCGGAAATGGGCCTTGCCTTCGCCTACGGGCTGTATGCCTTGTTTGCCTTGCTATCACTGCTGTTTGTGATGCGTGCCGTGCGCGAGACACGTGGCATCGAGCTGGAGGATATGAAGGCGTAA